A region from the Fusarium musae strain F31 chromosome 1, whole genome shotgun sequence genome encodes:
- a CDS encoding hypothetical protein (EggNog:ENOG41), producing the protein MQNPEASSLDILETTENTDDVSGAVKKNGNSIDNDSPPAKKKSTSKNRIPIKDKPQWPKKATSTFVTLKVVSRPPFRLAVFVDVCVGVDARPVLTTTASQPVGEAAELGKQLQNFARHIADSQSVSLRPFPHDVWYADSLKAGDRATQAEWFRRATATKASFTAIQEMPSVAPGQESQSVSEESEPAPSSNSPAFDDIQPVSNIPPHPIQSGQHHMASSQGMSVPGSFAAPQNPPVFQDIPADGFMDPQGHPFQDISQDGPGPYNNQPQCPFRRLESALNRIAAGVEANNSLMQQILASGDRNINNPINFNR; encoded by the exons ATGCAGAACCCGGAGGCATCCAGCCTTGATATCCTCGAGACTACTGAGAATACTGACGACGTCTCCGGCGCTGTTAAGAAGAACGGTAACAGTATCGACAATGATTCTCCTCCGGCAAAAAAGAAGAGCACCAGCAAAAATCGCATCCCTATCAAGGATAAACCTC AATGGCCGAAAAAGGCCACAAGCACATTTGTTACTCTCAAGGTTGTAAGTCGCCCTCCTTTCCGTCTCGCTGTCTTTGTCGATGTCTGTGTCGGTGTCGATGCGAGACCTGTCCTAACTACCACGGCTAGCCAA CCTGTGGGCGAAGCTGCTGAACTTGGAAAGCAGCTCCAGAACTTTGCCCGCCACATCGCGGACAGCCAAAGCGTGAGTTTGAGACCTTTCCCCCACGATGTTTGGTACGCTGACTCTCTAAAGGCCGGTGACAGAGCTACGCAGGCCGAATGGTTTCGGAGAGCCACGGCTACCAAGGCATCTTTCACCGCGATCCAAGAGATGCCCAGTGTTGCTCCTGGTCAAGAATCGCAGAGCGTTTCTGAGGAATCCGAGCCTGCTCCTTCTAGCAACTCGCCTGCTTTTGATGACATTCAACCCGTTTCAAACATTCCCCCGCATCCCATCCAGTCTGGGCAGCACCACATGGCTTCTTCCCAGGGTATGTCTGTTCCCGGAAGCTTTGCTGCTCCTCAGAATCCCCCGGTCTTCCAAGACATCCCAGCAGATGGGTTCATGGATCCTCAGGGGCACCCTTTCCAGGACATCTCTCAGGATGGCCCTGGACCTTACAACAACCAGCCCCAGTGTCCGTTCCGCCGCCTCGAGTCAGCCTTGAATCGAATTGCCGCAGGTGTCGAAGCCAACAACAGTCTCATGCAACAAATCCTAGCTTCAGGTGACCGgaacatcaacaaccccaTCAATTTCAACCGCTAG
- the SBH1 gene encoding Arf guanine nucleotide exchange factor sbh1 (EggNog:ENOG41) has protein sequence MSSPRPSSPVNGGAAASGANIGRPSSPAIPGGPRTAIRRRAAADQKEKIANARPSSTRAAGAGGSSSTMLRLYTDESPGLKVDPVVVLVLSLVFIFSVVALHIIAKITRKFSS, from the exons ATG TCTTctcctcgtccttcttccCCCGTCAACGGCGGCGCTGCTGCCAGCGGTGCTAACATTGGCCGTCCCTCATCGCCTGCTATCCCTGGTGGTCCCCGTACTGCTATCCGACGACGCGCTGCTGCCgaccagaaggagaagattgcCAATGCTCGACCAAGCAGCACTCGCGCCGCTGGCGCCGGTGGTTCCAGCAGCACCATGCTGC GACTTTACACCGATGAGTCGCCTGGTCTGAAGGTCGACCCTGTTGTCGTTCTCGTTCTGTCccttgtcttcatcttcagcgtcGTTGCTCTTCACA TTATCGCCAAGATCACCCGAAAGTTCTCCAGCTAA
- a CDS encoding hypothetical protein (EggNog:ENOG41): MAAQSTLRHTAAEEQLAAFLDKWTGKIKTRLRGTTRTTRLLATLALAVSIILGGVGGRRWWKNRRHEREQGRKLVRTNSWLHNKDGSRTIYVPYKDGTSKVVINTTKPLTFDAHRRLFLNPPRVSGLREGTVPAAQTKPGLNIAFLHQFLSLMSIMIPRWSSKEAGLLVSHGVFLMLRTYLSLVVARLDGEIVRDLVAGNGKAFLWGILKWCGLGGFASYTNAMIKFLESKVSIAFRTRLTRYIHDLYLNDNLNYYKLSNLDGGVGQSADQFITQDLTLFCAAAANIYSSLGKPFVDLCVFNYQLYRSLGPLALTGLMSNYFLTASILRRLSPPFGKLKAVEGRKEGDFRSLHARLIANAEEVAFYGGADTEKTFLNREFKSLKTWMEGIYMLKIRYNILEDFILKYSWSAYGYLLASLPVFLPQWGGVGGRAEMVENGVRGGRERNRMKDFITNKRLMLSLADAGGRMMYSIKDLSELAGYTSRVYTLISTLHRVHADAYHVRAGQSELYSLSDVSGTIQKGFDGVRFEHVPVVAPGLWPQGGEELLESLSIIVRRGEHLLISGPNGVGKTAIARILAGLWPVYRGLVSRPKDIGQDGIMFLPQRPYLSPGTLRDQVIYPDGHVDMKEKRKSEDDLKSVLDAARLGYLPDREGGWDTRKEWKDVLSGGEKQRMGFARVLYHEPQYAIVDEGTSAVSSDVEGLLYETCKERGITLITISTRASLKKYHTYNLVLGMGEQGDEWEFERIGTEREKMQVEKELQDLRERLEQVDEWKKRRDEIETELAAVWTDQGEVLEAPTYAEKAAEGQE; the protein is encoded by the exons ATGGCTGCGCAATCAACGCTGCGGCATACTGCTGCCGAGGAGCAGCTAGCCGCCTTCCTCGACAAATGGACTGGCAAGATAAAGACAAGGTTGCGCGGAACGACTCGCACGACTCGTCTACTCGCGACATTGGCCCTTGCTGTCTCAATTATCCTCGGAGGAGTCGGCGGGCGTCGATGGTGGAAGAACCGACGGCATGAGCGTGAACAGGGTCGGAAACTTGTGCGCACAAACTCCTGGCTTCACAACAAGGACGGTTCGCGTACTATTTACGTTCCATACAAGGATGGCACATCAAAGGTGGTCATCAACACAACCAAGCCACTCACTTTCGACGCCCATCGCCGTTTATTCCTAAACCCCCCTCGGGTATCTGGACTCCGGGAGGGAACTGTACCAGCGGCGCAAACGAAACCAGGCTTGAACATTGCCTTCCTGCACCAATTCCTCAGTCTGATGAGCATTATGATCCCCAGATGGTCTAGCAAGGAGGCCGGGCTACTTGTCAGTCATGGTGTATTCTTGATGCTAAGGACATATCTCTCACTTGTTGTCGCCCGTCTGGATGGTGAGATTGTTCGTGATTTGGTGGCTGGAAATGGAAAGGCGTTCCTCTGGGGTATTCTCAAG TGGTGCGGCCTTGGAGGGTTTGCCTCATATACCAATGCCATGATTAAGTTCCTGGAGTCGAAGGTTTCCATTGCCTTCCGTACGCGACTTACACGCTACATCCATGACCTTTACCTCAACGATAACCTCAACTACTACAAGCTGTCTAATCTCGACGGCGGTGTTGGCCAAAGTGCCGATCAGTTCATCACCCAAGATCTGACTCTATTCTGTGCGGCTGCAGCCAACATCTACTCATCGCTCGGCAAGCCTTTCGTCGACCTCTGTGTCTTCAATTACCAGCTTTATCGATCTCTGGGACCTCTTGCGCTCACCGGCCTTATGAGCAACTACTTCTTGACTGCCAGCATCCTCCGAAGACTCTCACCTCCATTTGGCAAGCTAAAGGCGGTTGAAGGCCGAAAAGAGGGTGACTTCCGAAGTTTACATGCCCGTTTGATTGCCAATGCCGAAGAGGTTGCATTCTATGGTGGTGCAGATACCGAGAAAACATTCTTGAACCGCGAGTTCAAGTCTTTAAAGACCTGGATGGAGGGTATTTACATGCTCAAGATCCGCTATAACATTTTGGAAGATTTCATTCTCAAATATAGTTGGAGTGCTTATGGATATTTGCTGGCATCGCTTCCCGTCTTCCTACCACAATGGGGTGGCGTTGGTGGCCGAGCCGAGATGGTTGAGAATGGTGTACGAGGAGGTCGAGAGCGAAACCGTATGAAGGATTTTATCACCAACAAGAGGCTCATGCTCTCACTTGCTGACGCAGGCGGTCGTATGATGTACTCGATTAAGGACCTTTCAGAACTGGCAGGCTATACTAGCCGTGTGTACACACTCATCTCGACATTGCACCGGGTACATGCCGATGCCTACCACGTTCGGGCTGGCCAAAGCGAACTATACTCATTATCTGATGTTTCCGGAACAATCCAGAAGGGATTTGATGGCGTTAGATTTGAGCATGTTCCAGTTGTAGCTCCTGGTCTGTGGCCTCAAGGAGGTGAGGAGTTGCTCGAGTCATTATCCATCATCGTGCGAAGGGGTGAACATCTATTA ATTTCTGGACCAAATGGAGTGGGTAAAACCGCTATTGCGAGAATCCTGGCCGGCTTATGGCCAGTCTATCGAGGCCTAGTCAGTCGCCCCAAGGATATTGGCCAGGACGGCATCATGTTCCTTCCCCAGCGACCTTATCTGAGCCCCGGAACACTCCGTGACCAAGTCATTTACCCGGATGGTCATGTGGATATGAAGGAGAAGCGCAAGTCCGAGGATGACCTCAAGAGCGTCTTGGACGCTGCACGACTCGGATACCTCCCTGACAGAGAGGGTGGATGGGATACACGAAAGGAATGGAAGGATGTTCTCAGTGGTGGCGAGAAGCAACGCATGGGTTTTGCCCGTGTGCTCTACCACGAGCCCCAATATGCGATCGTGGATGAAGGCACCAGCGCTGTTTCGAGTGACGTAGAAGGTCTACTGTATGAAACATGCAAGGAGAGAGGCATCA CACTAATCACCATCTCAACACGTGCATCCCTCAAGAAGTACCACACATACAACCTGGTCCTTGGTATGGGTGAGCAGGGAGACGAGTGGGAATTTGAGCGAATTGGCACCGAGCGTGAAAAGATGCAGGTCGAGAAGGAGTTGCAAGACCTACGTGAGCGGCTGGAGCAAGTCGACGAGTGGAAGAAGCGCCGAGACGAGATCGAGACTGAGCTTGCAGCAGTCTGGACCGACCAGGGCGAGGTGCTCGAGGCTCCGACATATGCAGAGAAGGCAGCTGAGGGCCAGGAGTAA
- a CDS encoding hypothetical protein (EggNog:ENOG41), protein MNRNHNYRTGSFNSISRPYLPSIDENEIASTPSSHSPPTPPLRIPRKSPRRALRNNAIPPAYVPRGRVYYAPPVAHYNPPPSYSYNYSDAKGLKDEDRAPPQETSTSETPAAFPAGSFAFKADLQNTTTDCTSNPSTWRCYPYEKGSSATFFWIISSTNGSSYNISSTENPFAPSFTNLTLKVLDKDTSLERLQFSFSMNKTVVPDDQLSSSNRAAKCTFDDTLFEATLWTQRKRGDEAAGNTKFAAWPGDVDVVQRKTFNGGSPNCVDSEGGQVGDVKSESGACECRYANYDIN, encoded by the exons ATGAACAGAAATCACAACTACAGAACGGgctccttcaactccatctcTCGTCCCTACCTCCCCTCAATCGACGAGAACGAAATCGCCTCTACACCTTCATCTCACAGTCCTCCAACACCTCCCCTTCGCATCCCCCGGAAATCACCCCGGCGCGCTCTTCGCAACAATGCAATTCCACCGGCGTATGTACCTAGAGGACGAGTATACTATGCTCCGCCCGTGGCGCACTATAACCCACCGCCTAGCTACAGCTACAACTATAGCGATGCTAAGG GGCTGAAGGACGA AGACAGAGCACCTCCACAGGAGACTTCAACTTCAGAAACTCCAGCTGCATTCCCGGCTGGTTCTTTTGCTTTCAAAGCAGATCTTCAAAACACCACCACAGACTGTACTTCCAACCCGTCAACATGGCGCTGCTATCCGTACGAAAAAGGCTCATCAGCAACGTTCTTCTGGATAATCTCATCTACCAACGGCTCCTCGTACAACATCTCATCCACAGAAAACCCCTTCGCACCATCCTTCACGAACTTGACTCTCAAGGTGCTTGACAAGGATACATCTCTCGAGCGTCTTcagttttctttctcaatGAACAAGACGGTCGTGCCAGATGATCAGCTCTCGTCGAGCAATCGTGCAGCAAAGTGTACTTTCGACGACACGCTTTTCGAAGCTACACTGTGGACGCAGCGGAAAAGAGGCGACGAGGCGGCTGGAAATACAAAGTTTGCGGCTTGGCCgggcgatgttgatgttgttcagCGCAAGACATTTAATGGAGGATCACCAAATTGTGTCGACAGCGAGGGTGGCCAAGTAGGCGATGTAAAGTCGGAGTCTGGGGCGTGCGAGTGCCGCTATGCAAACTACGATATTAACTAG
- a CDS encoding hypothetical protein (EggNog:ENOG41) — protein sequence MESIMTREFSRFPYQTVIHDRTNKPTYGGKLQNPQFHHIDLELRDIVARCLHEKPKDRPRITHLLKNVLDRKQLGFNNESPESVHTWWETLFEPQAPKPIPAQAPPPANPVKQAVVASAAKGGLAIASHMAQTARNQGAPNQPHIPPHIQQILNQQRNQPNIKGPPAQAPAQAPVQPQAAPHIPPHIQQILNQQRAKPKVKGPPAQPPVQPPAPPKVLPHLRHVPAHLRNLPFDQRGVQYGPKEPPAQHQAPPQAQAPPQVQPQTPPKVPPHLRHVPPHLRKLPFDQRRAQIAYNLQLSFKPIGLKLLLKASINVKPSLKVSTEASPEADFKVNVKVNVKASVRASIEFRTEPSSPQPGLKSSLQSYFKPAGLDPSLKCNLKLCNLKFDLEPSLMFLLTYEGANISTAKVTPDISPKSVKSGRVSKKAPKAKKASRKVPPRKHDAIADYVKKVLPDMPVAIRNLLTRSQHLESELEKDGFHVFPFVN from the exons ATGGAGTCCATCATGACGAGAGAATTCAGCAGGTTTCCTTACCAGACTGTTATCCATGATCGAACAAACAAGCCGACATATGGAGGGAAACTTCAGAACCCACAGTTCCATCACATCGACCTCGAATTGCGAGATATCGTGGCGAGGTGTCTGCACGAGAAACCCAAAGACAGGCCCCGTATTACCCATCTTTTAAAGAATGTGTTGGACCGAAAACAGCTAGGCTTCAATAATGAAAGCCCAGAGTCTGTTCATACATGGTGGGAAACCCTCTTCGAGCCTCAAGCGCCAAAGCCTATCCCTGCACAAGCACCGCCGCCCGCGAATCCTGTCAAGCAGGCTGTGGTAGCCTCTGCTGCGAAAGGAGGCTTGGCAATCGCGTCTCACATGGCACAAACAGCTAGAAACCAAGGCGCGCCGAATCAGCCTCATATTCCTCCTCACATACAACAAATTCTCAACCAACAAAGGAACCAACCCAATATAAAGGGACCCCCAGCACAAGCTCCAGCACAAGCTCCAGTTCAACCTCAAGCTGCTCCTCATATTCCTCCTCACATACAACAAATTCTTAACCAACAAAGGGCCAAACCCAAGGTAAAGGGGCCTCCAGCACAACCTCCAGTTCagcctccagctcctcctaAGGTTCTCCCTCACTTACGACACGTTCCTGCTCACTTACGAAATCTTCCTTTTGACCAACGAGGGGTCCAATATGGTCCAAAGGAGCCTCCTGCCCAGCATCAAgcacctcctcaagctcaagcaccCCCTCAAGTTCAGCCTCAAACTCCGCCTAAGGTTCCTCCCCATTTACGACATGTTCCTCCCCACTTAAGAAAGCTTCCTTTTGATCAACGAAGGGCTCAGATCGCT TACAACCTCcagctcagcttcaagcccatcggcctcaagctcctcctcaaggCCAGTATCAACGTCAAGCCCAGCCTCAAGGTCAGCACCGAGGCCAGCCCCGAGGCCGACTTCAAGGTCAACGTCAAGGTCAACGTCAAGGCCAGCGTCAGGGCCAGCATCGAGTTCCGTACCGAGCCCAGCAGCCCCCAGCCCGGCCTCAAGTCCAGCCTCCAGTCCTACTTCAAGCCCGCTGGCCTGGACCCCAGCCTCAAGTGCAACCTCAAGCTCTGCAACCTCAAGTTCGACCTGGAGCCCAGCCTTATGTTCCTCCTCACCTACGAAGGGGCCAAC ATATCTACTGCAAAGGTTACACCTGACATTTCTCCAAAATCTGTCAAGTCAGGCAGGGTCAGCAAGAAGGCTCCAAAAGCGAAGAAGGCCAGTCGCAAAGTGCCGCCTCGGAAGCACGATGCTATTGCAGATTATGTTAAGAAAGTGTTGCCAGATATGCCTGTGGCTATTCGCAACCTTTTGACTCGCTCGCAACATCTCGAATCGGAACTCGAGAAAGATGGCTTTCACGTGTTTCCTTTCGTGAACTAA
- a CDS encoding hypothetical protein (EggNog:ENOG41), with the protein MRPQNIRIRTVQLGHEQHQQRPLEDCLIGQRNLHAIQSALIRGDEEVVLFNWNSIPPQLWQDLHLSQHHIGQKAVYPFTAFAPRDAPCDPRGNLSQDARNSIENKRWSGLKFKFVKVLAEGGHGYATLWDVVFEDTSVRRVVIKRAINPSTNAFDPQAEAMFHLRYDGAQHTTQVIDLHREVVAIRTDMLNRGTLTHSAFRNGKEWKAEKQNCVVFEYMKFGDMVNIMQTVTTRKVQIPAQVLWGIWECLLKRGGKT; encoded by the exons ATGCGTCCCCAAAACATTAGGATCAGAACAGTCCAGCTGGGCCATgagcaacaccagcagcgACCCCTCGAAGACTGTTTAATAGGACAGCGAAACCTTCATGCTATACAATCAGCTCTGATTCGCGGCGATGAAGAGGTCGTCCTTTTTAATTGGAATTCGATTCCACCACAACTGTGGCAGGACCTTCATCTGAGTCAACATCACATAGGCCAAAAGGCAGTATACCCTTTCACAGCTTTTGCACCGCGCGACGCACCCTGCGATCCTCGTGGCAACCTTTCACAAGACGCCCGAAACAGTATAGAAAACAAACGTTGGAGTGGCCTGAAATTCAAGTTTGTCAAGGTGCTTGCCGAGGGTGGTCATGGATACGCCACACTATGGGACGTCGTTTTCGAAGACACGTCTGTCAGGAGGGTTGTGATTAAGAGAGCTATAAACCCTTCGACCAATGCCTTCGATCCTCAAGCAGAAGCCATGTTTCACTTGCGGTATGACGGTGCCCAGCACACGACACAAGTTATCGACTTACATCGCGAGGTAGTGGCTATACGCACTGACATGTTGAACCGTGGCACACTTACTCACAGTGCCTTCAGAAATGGAAAAGAGTGGAAGGCCGAAAAACAGAATTGCGTTGTCTTTGAGTATATGAAATTCGGTGACATGGTCAATATCATGCAAACGGTCACTACGAGAAAGGTTCAAATCCCAGCTCAAGTTCTATGGGGAATTTGGGAATGCC TTTTGAAACGTGGTGGAAAGACGTAG
- the XYL1_1 gene encoding NAD(P)H-dependent D-xylose reductase (XR): MVNVPTIKLNSGFDMPQIGFGLWKVDDNCADVVYEAIKAGYRLLDGACDYGNEKACGEGVARAIKDGIVKREDLFIVSKLWQTYHDKENVEPITRKQLADWQIDYFDLFLIHFPVALEYVDPKVRYPPGWHYDDAGTEIRWSKATNEETWGAMEGLVEKGLAKSIGISNFQAQSIYDLLKYAKIRPATLQVELHPYHQQTELVRLAKAEGIALTAYSSFGPAGFMELDMDIAKSASPLMQHEVFTGLASKYNKTAAQVLLRWATQQGLAVIPKSTTPEYMAQNFDCVGWDIDEEDMKRIARMNLNLKFNKPTNYFPTEKLWIFA; the protein is encoded by the exons ATGGTCAACGTTCCTActatcaagctcaacagcgGCTTCGACATGCCCCAGATTGGCTTCGGCCTCTGGAAGGTTGACGACAACTGTGCTGATGTTGTCTAcgaggccatcaaggctggATACCGTCTCCTCGACGGTGCTTGCG ATTACGGAAATGAGAAGGCCTGCGGTGAGGGTGTCGCCCGCGCTATCAAGGATGGTATCGTGAAGCGTGAggacctcttcatcgtctccaAGCTCTGGCAGACCTACCACGACAAGGAGAACGTCGAGCCCATCACCCGCAAACAGCTCGCCGACTGGCAGATCGACTACTttgacctcttcctcatccactTTCCCGTCGCCCTCGAGTACGTCGACCCCAAGGTCCGCTACCCCCCTGGCTGGCACTACGACGACGCCGGCACCGAGATCCGATGGAGTAAGGCCACCAACGAGGAGACCTGGGGCGCCATGGAGGGCCTCGTTGAGAAGGGTCTTGCCAAGTCCATTGGCATCTCCAACTTCCAGGCTCAGTCCATCTACGATCTCCTCAAGTACGCCAAGATCCGACCTGCCACCCTCCAGGTCGAGCTTCACCCCTACCACCAGCAGACCGAGCTTGTCCGCCTCGCCAAGGCTGAGGGCATTGCTCTGACTGCTTACTCCTCTTTCGGCCCTGCTGGCTTCATGGAGCTTGATATGGACATTGCCAAGTCTGCTTCTCCTCTCATGCAGCACGAGGTCTTCACTGGCCTCGCCAGCAAGTACAACAAGACCGCCGCTCAGGTTCTCCTCCGATGGGCCACACAGCAAGGTCTTGCTGTCATCCCCAAGAGCACCACACCCGAGTACATGGCCCAGAACTTCGACTGTGTCGGCTGGGatattgatgaggaggacatGAAGCGCATTGCCAGAATGAACCTTAACCTCAAGTTCAACAAGCCCACCAAC TACTTCCCTACTGAGAAGCTCTGGATCTTCGCTTAA
- a CDS encoding hypothetical protein (BUSCO:EOG09263GUT), producing MPGSDKENDGHAHIEVPSDSDKPSPRPDGESSPGLRNSKGWDGKLRMPKSASMTNPEALTDSDYSDDENVMKGEQIDADEGMCCTSAYKEGQFGLTRADLLDDEDPETDEIMCSHSRIASISSLRLERFKNVSRICLRQNSIEQIDGLSALAETLEDLDLYDNLISHIRGLDELTNLTSLDLSFNKIKHIKHINHLTKLKELYLVANKIGKIEGLEGLDKLTSLELGSNRIREIKNLDSLKAIEELWLAKNKITELTGLGGMPNLRLLSIQSNRIRDLSPLKDVPTLEELYISHNMLESLEGLEHNPKLHVLDISNNKITSIKGLESLAELEELWASYNLIGDYKEVAKYLADKKELTTVYFEGNPLQLQEPVAYRNRIRMTLPQVKQIDATFVRT from the exons ATGCCTGGATCCGATAAAGAAAACGACGGCCATGCGCACATCGAAGTCCCTAGTGACAGCGACAAGCCTTCACCGCGCCCAGATGGCGAGTCAAGCCCTGGCCTCAGGAACAGCAAGGGTTGGGATGGCAAGCTTCGCATGCCAAAGTCAGCTTCCATGACAAACCCAGAGGCTCTCACCGATTCTGACTACTCCGACGATGAGAATGTCATGAAGGGAGAGCAGATCGACGCTGATGAGGGTATGTGCTGCACATCAGCTTACAAAGAGGGACAGTTTGGACTAACACGTGCAGATCTccttgatgacgaagatcCCGAGACGGACGAAATTATGTGTTCGCACTCTCGAATCGCTTCGATTTCCTCTCTACGCCTCGAACGCTTCAAGAATGTTTCCCGTATCTGCCTCCGCCAAAACAGCATCGAGCAAATCGACGGCCTATCCGCCCTAGCCGAGACCCTCGAAGACCTAGACCTCTACGACAACCTCATTTCGCACATTCGCGGCCTCGACGAGCTAACAAACCTTACAAGTCTCGATCTGAGCTTCAACAAAATCAAGCATATCAAGCACATCAACCACTTGACAAAACTCAAGGAATTATACCTTGTCGCCAACAAGATTGGCAAAATCGAGGGGCTGGAGGGGTTGGATAAGTTGAcatctcttgagcttggatcGAACCGCATTCGCGAAATCAAGAATCTCGACTCTCTGAAGGCGATCGAAGAGCTTTGgttggccaagaacaagattacTGAGCTCACTGGTCTCGGTGGTATGCCTAACCTTCGACTACTGAGCATTCAGTCCAACCGTATACGCGATTTGTCACCACTCAAGGACGTCCCTACGCTTGAAGAGCTATACATTTCACACAACATGTTGGAATCTCTAGAGGGTCTGGAGCACAACCCCAAGCTACATGTGCTGGATATCTCAAACAACAAGATCACCAGCATCAAGGGTCTCGAGTCACTTGCCGAGCTGGAAGAGTTGTGGGCCAGCTATAATCTCATTGGCGATTATAAGGAGGTTGCCAAATATCTTGCTGATAAGAAAGAATTGACGACGGTGTATTTTGAAGGAAACCCGCTGCAACTGCAGGAACCTGTGGCATATAGGAACAGGATCCGAATGACCTTGCCGCAGGTCAAACAGATTGATGCCA CATTTGTTCGAACATGA
- a CDS encoding hypothetical protein (EggNog:ENOG41) has protein sequence MASPIVTLVVGSEQRLFAAHEDVLATSPFFNNALRNGYMDVASKRISLPDEEPEIFSSVLEFLYKGDYTPRLVHNKRRNSYELEAASEEQRAAVESTVYHRGIDGDLLKDTVIYCAAEKYGLDELKKLSLRKQGLQSGIQCSTILASARYAYANTPDTDSKLRAHYLALIIRSRSTFKRSGTMQLEMYNGGTQLFFDLFVALCNHVDDISTAQ, from the exons ATGGCCTCACCTATAGTCACTCTCGTGGTTGGCAGCGAGCAACGTCTTTTCGCCGCTCACGAAGACGTTCTTGCCACTAGCCCTTTCTTTAACAATGCTCTACGAAATGGATACATGGACGTCGCCAGCAAACGTATCTCTCTTCCCGATGAAGAACCCGAGATCTTCAGCTCTGTTCTCGAGTTCCTCTACAAAGGAGACTACACTCCCCGTCTCGTTCACAACAAACGTCGTAACTCGTACGAACTTGAAGCTGCCAGTGAGGAACAGCGTGCTGCTGTCGAGAGCACAGTTTATCACCGTGGCATCGATGGTGATCTTCTCAAGGATACTGTCATCTATTGTGCGGCAGAGAAGTATGGtcttgatgagttgaagaagctgtcgCTACGAAAGCAAGGACTTC AGTCCGGCATCCAGTGCAGCACCATCCTTGCTTCGGCAAGATATGCCTACGCCAATACTCCTGATACTGACTCCAAGCTACGAGCTCACTATCTTGCACTCATCATTCGTTCACGAAGCACTTTCAAGCGAAGTGGTACGATGCAACTCGAGATGTATAACGGCGGTACTCAACTTTTCTTCGACCTTTTTGTCGCTCTTTGCAATCATGTCGATGACATCTCAACCGCACAGTGA